A stretch of the Elusimicrobiota bacterium genome encodes the following:
- a CDS encoding aminopeptidase P family protein, whose protein sequence is MNFKKRIKNVSKNIRNVAYLVTNRADIFYLTGVDLDGFYLLVKGQKIFAFCSLLLKAQLESLLKGIEIISGENLLSLITNFLKKKKIRILGLNPKFISHSLYLELKKNFKIKLLDPISSLRQIKDREEIEYIKKSCKIALKTLKIIKKMVRPGVSEEQIAFKIEEYFSKSKAKPAFPPIVAFGVNTAKPHHIPTSKKARKNDIITIDLGSIYKGYCSDLTRTFFLGKIPTPVKKVYHLIKEAQSRAIYYINKARKVGEIDKAARDIISQNGYGKYFVHSTGHGLGIEVHEAPKVNKENNYPIRQGMVLTVEPGIYISGKFGVRIEDTVLVTKKGFEILTK, encoded by the coding sequence ATGAATTTTAAAAAACGAATAAAAAATGTTTCAAAAAATATTCGAAACGTCGCCTATTTGGTAACAAATAGGGCTGATATTTTTTATCTTACGGGTGTAGATCTTGACGGATTTTATCTCCTTGTTAAAGGACAAAAAATTTTCGCTTTTTGCTCTTTGCTGCTAAAAGCACAATTAGAATCACTGCTTAAAGGAATTGAAATAATTTCGGGTGAAAATCTATTAAGCCTGATAACAAATTTTTTAAAAAAGAAAAAAATAAGAATTTTAGGGCTAAATCCGAAATTTATAAGCCATTCGCTCTACTTGGAATTAAAAAAGAACTTTAAGATTAAATTGCTTGATCCCATATCAAGTTTAAGGCAGATCAAAGATAGAGAAGAGATAGAATATATAAAAAAATCATGCAAAATTGCGCTAAAAACGCTGAAAATAATCAAGAAAATGGTTAGGCCCGGGGTCAGCGAGGAGCAAATAGCATTCAAAATTGAAGAATATTTTTCAAAATCTAAGGCTAAGCCGGCATTTCCGCCTATTGTAGCTTTTGGCGTAAATACTGCAAAACCTCATCATATTCCAACATCTAAAAAAGCTAGAAAAAATGATATAATTACAATTGATCTTGGCTCTATATATAAAGGATACTGTTCTGATTTGACAAGGACCTTTTTTTTGGGTAAAATACCAACTCCCGTAAAAAAAGTTTATCATCTTATAAAAGAAGCTCAATCCAGGGCTATTTACTATATAAATAAAGCTAGAAAAGTTGGCGAAATAGACAAAGCCGCAAGGGATATAATTTCCCAAAACGGCTATGGTAAATATTTTGTTCATTCTACGGGGCACGGCCTTGGTATTGAAGTTCACGAAGCTCCAAAAGTAAATAAAGAAAATAATTATCCGATTCGGCAGGGGATGGTTCTAACTGTGGAGCCGGGAATCTATATTTCGGGAAAGTTCGGAGTAAGAATAGAAGACACGGTTTTAGTCACTAAAAAAGGATTTGAAATACTGACAAAATAG
- the aroQ gene encoding type II 3-dehydroquinate dehydratase produces MTKILVVNGPNLNLLGSREPDIYGKLTLKDINDKMTERAKELKLEVEFFQSDTEGEIVTKIGQARKNYNWIIINPAAYTHTSVAIRDAVAAAGIPTIEIHLSNIYAREEFRQKSLIAPVCKGQISGFGLSSYLLALQAIKESPK; encoded by the coding sequence ATGACAAAAATTTTGGTTGTTAACGGGCCTAATCTTAATCTTCTTGGCAGTAGGGAACCGGACATATACGGGAAGCTTACGCTCAAAGATATAAACGATAAAATGACTGAACGCGCAAAAGAATTAAAACTTGAAGTTGAGTTTTTTCAGTCTGATACTGAAGGTGAAATCGTTACAAAAATCGGCCAGGCGCGAAAAAATTATAACTGGATAATAATAAATCCTGCTGCTTATACCCATACTTCTGTTGCCATCCGCGATGCGGTAGCTGCTGCGGGAATTCCGACAATAGAAATACACCTTTCAAATATATACGCCAGAGAAGAATTCCGTCAAAAATCTCTAATCGCTCCTGTATGCAAGGGGCAAATTTCTGGTTTCGGGCTTTCCAGCTATCTCCTTGCACTTCAAGCCATAAAAGAATCTCCTAAATAA